In Camarhynchus parvulus chromosome Z, STF_HiC, whole genome shotgun sequence, a genomic segment contains:
- the HSD17B3 gene encoding LOW QUALITY PROTEIN: testosterone 17-beta-dehydrogenase 3 (The sequence of the model RefSeq protein was modified relative to this genomic sequence to represent the inferred CDS: inserted 3 bases in 2 codons; substituted 3 bases at 3 genomic stop codons) gives MEVFQHQLFSLVGALICFCALIKCIRFMRXLFPYVXSSLPXIFFQSMGEWAVVTGAGDGIGKAYSFDLARSGLTIVMIRRTLEKLNLVSIFTELATDQKVKVIQAVFTKNSVYENIEKDLKDLSTAVLVSNVGILHNPLPSHFLNGPNIEEDCVNCNIISVPGSTTVLLKNIRKXQKVLILNLSSGSSTFPCPVYMMYTATKAHLSMLLQPLQAEYKAKINIMQIVIPYGVSAPMTMYQNPGVITKTAEKFLSESLEYVTFGDXIFGCFTHEILIEFGYV, from the exons ATGGAAGTGTTCCAGCATCAGCTATTCAGTCTTGTTGGGGCTCTGAtctgtttctgtgctctgaTAAAATGCATCAGATTCATGAG CCTTTTTCCATATGTCTGAAGTTCTTTaccttaaattttctttcagtcaaTGGGAGAATGGGCAG TGGTcacaggagcaggagatgggatTGGAAAAGCATATTCCTTCG ACCTGGCAAGAAGTGGATTAACTATAGTGATGATAAGGAGAACTTTAGAAAAACTGAATTTGGTAAGCATTT TTACAGAGCTGGCCACAGATCAAAAGGTGAAGGTTATACAAGCTGTTTTCACTAAAAATTCAGTGTACGAGAACATTGAAAAAGATCTGAAGGACTTGAGTACTGCTGTTCTGG TTAGCAATGTTGGAATACTTCATAATCCTCTTCCAAGCCATTTCCTTAATGGGCCAAACATAGAAGA GGACTGTGTCAACTGCAATATTATTTCTGTTCCAGGTAG CACAACGGTACTACTaaaaaatatcaggaaataACAA AAAGTTCTAATTCTGAATCTGTCCTCTGGTTCAAGTACTTTCCCTTGTCCTGTATATATGATGTACACAGCTACTAAG GCTCATTTATcta TGCTTCTACAACCACTGCAAGCAGAATATAAGGCAAAGATAAATATCATGCAG atagTGATTCCTTATGGTGTTTCTGCTCCAATGACAATGTACCAAAACCCTGGTGTTATTacaaagacagcagaaaagTTTCTTAGTGAATCACTGGAGTATGTCACCTTTGGAG AGATTTTTGGATGTTTCACCCATGAAATTTTGATTGAATTTGGTTATGTGTAA